In Streptomyces capitiformicae, one genomic interval encodes:
- a CDS encoding GOLPH3/VPS74 family protein, which produces MGRSRRTLPEELLLLALDPATGTTAQPQSLDLGLAGAQLVELALAGRIAPDGDRIAVVSPRPTGDPTLDCALELLRRRGAPVRAVHWIGGPRLGLRQTYLSHLERCGMVHAVAGQMCGVLPTTRYQASQTEISREIRARLDSAIRTGVPPDPRTAALAALAHAVGLGKHLYPGNEGRSSRSRLRDLIRHDPMGGLVAHAVMDVQNGVAAQPRRGPAPTGRQAAPGTRPSAPEPPRGVPMQPRRGSMARVVAH; this is translated from the coding sequence ATGGGCAGGAGCCGCAGAACACTTCCGGAGGAGCTTCTGCTGCTGGCGCTGGACCCGGCCACGGGTACCACCGCACAGCCGCAGTCGCTCGACCTTGGTCTGGCCGGAGCACAGCTAGTGGAGCTGGCGCTGGCCGGACGGATAGCCCCAGACGGGGATCGTATCGCCGTGGTGTCCCCACGGCCGACTGGAGATCCGACTTTGGACTGCGCGTTGGAGTTGCTGCGAAGGCGTGGCGCTCCCGTACGTGCCGTCCACTGGATAGGCGGGCCGCGTCTCGGGCTCCGCCAGACCTACCTCTCGCATCTGGAGCGGTGCGGCATGGTGCATGCCGTGGCGGGCCAGATGTGCGGAGTGCTGCCGACGACTCGCTACCAGGCGAGTCAGACCGAGATCAGCCGGGAGATCAGAGCCCGGCTGGATTCCGCGATCCGGACCGGCGTCCCGCCGGACCCACGGACCGCGGCGCTCGCCGCACTGGCCCACGCGGTCGGTCTCGGCAAGCACTTGTATCCCGGGAACGAGGGGCGGTCCTCCCGCTCCCGCCTCCGGGATCTGATCCGGCACGACCCCATGGGCGGCCTGGTGGCCCACGCCGTCATGGACGTGCAGAACGGCGTGGCCGCCCAGCCGCGCCGCGGCCCGGCACCGACCGGCCGTCAGGCCGCCCCCGGCACCAGGCCGTCCGCACCGGAACCCCCACGCGGCGTTCCGATGCAGCCACGCCGAGGCTCCATGGCCCGCGTCGTGGCGCACTGA
- a CDS encoding sigma factor-like helix-turn-helix DNA-binding protein, producing the protein MTPPSLSRRPGGGAPAGKPGRKLGPIAEGVGTAHRAWLEPLRIRFLASGLTISELSDRSGWAKSKISELLRGTGRYPRWEITYGLLDVLDVPTWPMRRLWMAAALEAQKKPDWIDGCIQSRQNQHRWATLSTGPAVPPLEHQAFTELNRCAYLAYARLFVSEEEAGEVVAETFDVLWFRWDEALASSDVVPFAWSVLRKSVMARACHVDGGPELARTAFDTVALSMLSTPTARFAQIEESMALFKAISRLPAHQLDVMVLTYLRGMDHAAVADVLGVPIASVHTADRYARKTLTAALHPQNDLGETPE; encoded by the coding sequence GTGACCCCGCCGTCCCTGTCGCGGCGGCCCGGAGGGGGCGCGCCGGCGGGTAAGCCGGGCCGGAAGCTGGGGCCGATAGCGGAGGGCGTGGGTACGGCCCACCGTGCCTGGCTGGAGCCCCTGCGGATCCGGTTCCTGGCCAGCGGCCTGACGATCAGCGAGCTGAGCGACCGGTCGGGCTGGGCGAAGTCGAAGATCTCCGAACTGCTGCGCGGCACGGGCCGTTACCCGCGCTGGGAGATCACCTACGGCCTGCTGGACGTCCTCGACGTACCGACCTGGCCGATGCGGCGGCTGTGGATGGCCGCCGCGCTGGAGGCGCAGAAGAAGCCGGACTGGATAGACGGCTGTATCCAGAGCCGCCAGAACCAGCACCGGTGGGCGACCCTGTCGACCGGGCCCGCCGTACCTCCGCTGGAGCACCAGGCGTTCACCGAACTCAACCGCTGCGCCTATCTCGCCTACGCCCGGCTCTTCGTGAGCGAGGAGGAGGCGGGCGAGGTGGTCGCGGAAACGTTTGACGTGCTGTGGTTCCGGTGGGACGAGGCCCTGGCCAGTTCCGACGTGGTGCCGTTCGCGTGGTCGGTGCTGCGCAAGAGTGTGATGGCCCGAGCCTGCCACGTGGACGGCGGCCCCGAGCTGGCCCGTACCGCGTTCGACACGGTCGCCCTGAGCATGCTGTCGACCCCCACGGCGCGTTTCGCGCAGATCGAGGAGTCGATGGCCCTCTTCAAGGCCATCAGCCGACTGCCCGCCCACCAACTGGACGTCATGGTCCTGACCTATCTGCGCGGCATGGACCACGCCGCCGTGGCCGACGTCCTGGGCGTCCCGATCGCCTCGGTCCACACGGCCGACCGCTATGCCCGAAAGACCCTGACCGCCGCGCTCCACCCCCAGAACGACCTGGGAGAGACCCCAGAATGA
- a CDS encoding glutathione peroxidase has product MTTDNAGTSVLDVRIDALKGGSADLSQYAGKAVLVVNVASKCGLTPQYTGLEALQARYAERGFTVLGVPCNQFLGQEPGSAEEIAEFCSATYGVTFPMTEKIEVNGEGRHALYERLVGHADAEGHTGDIRWNFEKFLIGRDGSVVGRFSPQTEPESADLVAAVEKALG; this is encoded by the coding sequence ATGACTACAGACAACGCCGGTACCTCTGTCCTCGACGTCCGGATCGATGCCCTGAAGGGCGGTTCCGCGGACCTCTCGCAGTACGCCGGGAAGGCCGTGCTCGTTGTGAACGTGGCCTCCAAGTGCGGTCTCACCCCCCAGTACACGGGCCTCGAAGCGCTCCAGGCCCGCTATGCCGAGCGGGGCTTCACCGTGCTCGGTGTGCCGTGCAACCAGTTCCTCGGGCAGGAGCCGGGGTCGGCCGAGGAGATCGCGGAGTTCTGCTCGGCGACGTACGGCGTGACCTTTCCGATGACCGAGAAGATCGAGGTCAACGGGGAGGGGCGGCACGCCCTGTACGAGCGGCTGGTCGGCCACGCGGACGCCGAGGGTCACACCGGGGACATCCGCTGGAACTTCGAGAAGTTCCTGATCGGACGGGATGGTTCCGTCGTCGGGCGTTTCTCGCCGCAGACCGAGCCCGAGTCGGCGGACCTCGTCGCCGCCGTGGAGAAGGCCCTCGGCTGA
- a CDS encoding D-alanyl-D-alanine carboxypeptidase, with translation MAGTSPDRSKRYESSTGSTSGNEAAVPKPGPVPDPRVALTRDPSPKPDQATAVFSRRALLEAAEAEGLNLDDEAPTPKPAGSGGGSAADEGEDGAEGERGADGSAGGAEDRDEDATTAAAEADGDEHGGATDAGERAEDEPGAESGAGEAAGGSGAELGDREATERSEAEAAEEPASGADPKADSESGPAGVFAADLARADDASAADEREADAPVGDEREADTPEAGGSEADASAGHASKAAKPATAAPSAAAPTDEALAVGDPESDAPVDDERAGGAPADDASTVAEPEIDGPEAGTSAADAPAGAASAADEREAGGPAGASSKAAEPEADGPQAGAPAGAAPKAAEPEVDGPEAGGSGADASAGDASKAAEPEADGPQAGAPAGAAPKAAEPEADGPQAGAPAGAAPKAAEPEADGPQAGAPAGAAPKAAEPEADGSEPDVSAAEAGAVAKVAEPEGDASTGAASAAGASEGDDPGADAPAGRGPEAVDGGDAPQGSPTDGDGSRTGGDGGAEAGRPVDQATAIFRTPRLPEVDHPTTMLKLGGDTTKPSADTTGDDKDTTRPSTERTSKFVALKPLDEPTAPGGSDSPATTPAERTRAIPQVGPELTAQQPLPPRPPLDLLAELTNTPPPPQTPVRTIIRRVKIWTPLVILLAIVFAIVQSVRPLPASALALTAEESYAFKGDKVSLPWPAEGQGWMDVNGIGTMDSFGEQKPVAIGSVAKAMTAYVILKGHPLKSGEEGPSLTVDALAEKEGGYYKDGESTLATVKEGDKLTERQALSAIMVPSANNIARLLARWDAGTEAAFIKKMNDTAKELGMTNTTYTDASGLKETTVSTAADQVKLGNELVKIPALVEITKLPEWIDPSGQKHRNWNTLVPFDGAIGIKTGSTTKAGGNLLFAATKEVGGETVTLVGAVLGQHKGPSIIDTANAASKTALLAAQDALTSDTILKKGDVVGYVDDQLGGRTPVVATKDVSAVGWAGKTVKLELNAGTTIPHEAKAGTEVGSLIIGDGTGDGVEVPVALQSDLTEPGFGAKLTRVS, from the coding sequence GTGGCGGGCACGTCCCCCGACAGGTCGAAGAGGTACGAGTCGTCGACAGGGTCGACGTCGGGGAACGAGGCGGCGGTTCCGAAGCCAGGCCCTGTCCCCGACCCCCGAGTCGCGCTGACCCGCGACCCGTCCCCCAAGCCCGACCAGGCAACCGCGGTCTTCTCCCGCCGAGCCCTCCTGGAGGCGGCGGAAGCGGAGGGCCTGAACCTGGACGACGAGGCGCCCACGCCAAAGCCGGCCGGCTCGGGTGGCGGCTCAGCCGCCGACGAGGGCGAGGACGGGGCCGAGGGCGAGCGGGGCGCGGACGGCAGTGCCGGGGGCGCTGAGGACCGCGACGAGGACGCTACGACCGCTGCGGCGGAGGCGGACGGGGACGAGCACGGGGGCGCGACGGACGCCGGTGAACGCGCCGAGGACGAGCCCGGAGCCGAGTCGGGTGCCGGTGAGGCTGCCGGGGGTTCCGGGGCCGAGTTGGGCGACCGTGAGGCCACCGAGCGCTCCGAAGCCGAGGCTGCCGAGGAGCCCGCATCGGGCGCTGACCCGAAGGCCGACTCGGAGTCCGGACCGGCCGGCGTCTTTGCTGCCGACCTCGCTCGGGCGGACGACGCCTCGGCAGCCGATGAGCGCGAGGCCGACGCACCGGTAGGCGACGAGCGCGAGGCCGACACACCGGAAGCCGGCGGATCCGAAGCAGACGCTTCAGCGGGTCACGCGTCGAAGGCCGCCAAGCCCGCGACCGCCGCACCGTCAGCCGCCGCCCCGACAGACGAGGCGTTGGCTGTCGGCGACCCCGAATCCGACGCACCGGTGGACGACGAACGGGCGGGTGGCGCTCCGGCCGACGACGCGTCGACAGTCGCCGAGCCCGAGATCGACGGACCCGAAGCCGGCACGTCGGCAGCCGATGCTCCGGCAGGCGCCGCGTCGGCAGCCGACGAGCGCGAAGCCGGTGGTCCGGCGGGCGCCTCATCGAAGGCCGCCGAGCCTGAAGCCGACGGACCCCAAGCCGGTGCTCCGGCAGGCGCCGCGCCGAAGGCCGCCGAGCCCGAGGTCGACGGACCGGAAGCCGGCGGATCCGGAGCAGACGCTTCAGCGGGTGACGCGTCGAAGGCCGCCGAGCCTGAAGCCGACGGACCCCAAGCCGGTGCTCCGGCAGGCGCCGCGCCGAAGGCCGCCGAGCCTGAAGCCGACGGACCCCAAGCCGGTGCTCCGGCAGGCGCCGCGCCGAAGGCCGCCGAGCCCGAAGCCGACGGACCCCAAGCCGGTGCTCCGGCAGGCGCCGCGCCGAAGGCCGCCGAGCCCGAAGCCGACGGATCCGAACCCGACGTGTCCGCAGCCGAAGCCGGTGCCGTTGCGAAGGTCGCCGAGCCCGAGGGTGACGCTTCGACGGGCGCCGCGTCGGCTGCCGGCGCTTCCGAAGGCGATGACCCCGGGGCCGACGCTCCGGCAGGTCGTGGACCGGAGGCCGTCGACGGTGGGGACGCCCCGCAGGGGTCACCCACAGATGGCGACGGAAGTCGCACTGGGGGCGATGGCGGAGCCGAGGCGGGGCGGCCTGTGGATCAGGCGACCGCCATCTTCCGGACTCCCCGCCTGCCCGAGGTGGACCACCCCACCACCATGCTCAAGCTGGGCGGCGACACCACCAAGCCGTCCGCCGACACGACCGGGGACGACAAGGACACCACCCGGCCCTCAACCGAACGCACCAGCAAATTCGTCGCGCTGAAGCCCCTCGACGAACCCACCGCGCCCGGCGGCTCCGACTCCCCGGCCACCACCCCCGCCGAGCGCACCCGGGCCATCCCCCAGGTCGGCCCGGAGCTGACGGCGCAGCAGCCGCTGCCGCCGCGGCCGCCGCTGGATCTGCTGGCGGAGCTGACGAACACCCCGCCGCCCCCGCAGACCCCGGTACGGACGATCATCCGGCGGGTCAAGATCTGGACCCCGCTGGTGATCCTGCTGGCGATCGTGTTCGCGATCGTGCAGTCCGTCCGCCCGCTCCCGGCCTCGGCGCTCGCCCTGACCGCCGAGGAGTCGTACGCGTTCAAGGGCGACAAGGTCTCCCTGCCGTGGCCCGCGGAAGGCCAGGGCTGGATGGACGTCAACGGCATCGGCACGATGGACAGCTTCGGCGAGCAGAAGCCCGTCGCCATCGGGTCCGTCGCCAAGGCGATGACGGCGTACGTCATCCTCAAGGGCCACCCGCTGAAGTCGGGCGAGGAGGGGCCGAGCCTCACCGTCGACGCCCTCGCCGAGAAGGAGGGCGGCTACTACAAGGACGGTGAGTCCACGCTCGCCACCGTCAAGGAAGGCGACAAGCTCACCGAGCGGCAGGCGCTGTCGGCGATCATGGTCCCGTCGGCGAACAACATCGCGCGGCTGCTGGCGCGTTGGGACGCGGGCACCGAGGCGGCGTTCATCAAGAAGATGAACGACACCGCCAAGGAGCTCGGGATGACGAACACGACGTACACCGACGCCTCCGGGCTGAAGGAGACCACCGTCTCCACCGCCGCGGACCAGGTGAAGCTGGGCAACGAGCTGGTGAAGATCCCCGCGCTGGTGGAGATCACCAAGCTGCCCGAGTGGATCGACCCGTCCGGCCAGAAGCACCGCAACTGGAACACGCTCGTCCCCTTCGACGGCGCCATCGGCATCAAGACCGGCTCCACCACCAAGGCCGGCGGCAACCTGCTCTTCGCAGCCACCAAGGAGGTCGGCGGCGAGACCGTCACCCTCGTCGGAGCCGTCCTGGGCCAGCACAAGGGTCCCTCCATCATCGACACCGCCAACGCGGCCAGCAAGACGGCCCTGCTCGCCGCCCAGGACGCGCTGACCTCGGACACGATCCTGAAGAAGGGCGACGTCGTCGGCTACGTCGACGACCAACTCGGCGGCCGTACCCCGGTCGTGGCCACCAAGGACGTCTCGGCGGTCGGCTGGGCCGGCAAAACGGTCAAGCTGGAGCTGAACGCGGGTACCACGATCCCGCACGAGGCCAAGGCCGGCACCGAGGTCGGCTCCCTGATCATCGGCGACGGTACGGGCGACGGCGTCGAGGTCCCCGTAGCGCTCCAGAGCGACCTCACCGAACCGGGCTTCGGAGCGAAACTCACGCGGGTGAGCTGA
- a CDS encoding zinc-ribbon domain-containing protein yields MLIIFGTKGYLYQLAILTLVCGQCGNPAAHTLRKRVTKFTLFFVPLFPVSTKYQTQCTFCGAEQKVDAEQAERLQAQAAGGGQRHGQPQQQPYQS; encoded by the coding sequence ATGCTGATCATCTTCGGCACCAAGGGTTATCTGTACCAGCTCGCCATACTGACGCTGGTGTGCGGCCAGTGCGGGAACCCCGCCGCGCACACCCTCCGTAAGCGGGTCACGAAGTTCACGTTGTTCTTCGTGCCGCTGTTCCCGGTCTCGACGAAGTACCAGACGCAGTGCACGTTCTGCGGCGCCGAGCAGAAGGTGGACGCGGAGCAGGCCGAGCGGTTGCAGGCGCAGGCCGCGGGCGGCGGTCAGCGGCACGGACAGCCCCAGCAGCAGCCGTACCAGTCCTGA
- a CDS encoding MFS transporter: MRSYKLLFRTREFTPLFLSSSLQVAASTIGGLALGTSVYEATGSPFLSALSMFGPSLAQVVGATTLLSAADRLPPRATTVGLAVVFSVSTATLAWPGLPLWAVFAVIAAQGLVASLGGGVRWGLLNEILRREGDGSGDRQDGYLLGRSVFNMMHGVMQIAGYATGGALVAFLSPAVTLVVSATLYATAALCSYTGLTRRAPRASGRPSVAETWRTNALLWSSVPRRRLYLGLWIPNGLVVGCESLFVAYVPDRAGLLFACAALGMLAGDITVGRLLPPRVRDRLATPLLLLLATPYLLFALPLAIPVAAACAALASIGFGASLVQQQQLLTLTPPELTGHALGLHSAGMLTLQGVSAGLAGSVAQLTSPGVAMTVMAAGSVAVTVALWAGRRVEPEGVTRPVRT; this comes from the coding sequence ATGCGCTCCTACAAACTCCTCTTCCGCACAAGGGAGTTCACCCCTCTCTTCCTGTCCTCCTCCCTCCAGGTCGCCGCGTCCACGATCGGCGGCCTGGCCCTCGGCACCTCCGTCTACGAGGCGACCGGCTCCCCGTTCCTGTCGGCGCTCAGCATGTTCGGCCCGTCCCTCGCCCAGGTGGTCGGTGCGACGACCCTGCTGTCGGCCGCCGACCGGCTGCCGCCGAGGGCGACGACGGTCGGCCTGGCCGTCGTCTTCTCGGTGAGCACGGCGACGCTGGCATGGCCCGGCCTGCCGCTGTGGGCGGTCTTCGCGGTGATCGCGGCGCAGGGGCTGGTCGCCTCGCTGGGCGGGGGCGTCCGCTGGGGCCTGCTGAACGAGATCCTGCGGCGGGAGGGAGACGGGAGCGGCGACCGGCAGGACGGCTATCTGCTGGGCCGGTCGGTGTTCAACATGATGCACGGGGTCATGCAGATCGCCGGCTACGCGACCGGCGGCGCCCTGGTGGCGTTCCTGTCCCCGGCTGTCACCCTGGTCGTGTCGGCGACCCTGTACGCGACGGCCGCCCTCTGCTCGTACACAGGCCTGACCCGCCGCGCCCCGCGCGCCTCCGGCCGCCCGTCCGTCGCCGAGACCTGGCGCACGAACGCCCTCCTGTGGTCGTCCGTCCCACGCCGTCGCCTCTACCTCGGCCTGTGGATCCCCAACGGCCTGGTCGTCGGCTGCGAGTCCCTGTTCGTCGCGTACGTCCCCGACCGTGCGGGCCTGCTCTTCGCCTGCGCGGCACTCGGCATGCTGGCCGGCGACATCACGGTCGGTCGCCTCCTCCCACCCCGGGTACGGGACCGCCTCGCCACCCCTCTCCTCCTGCTCCTGGCAACCCCGTACCTCCTCTTCGCCCTCCCGTTGGCGATCCCGGTCGCGGCGGCCTGCGCGGCCCTCGCCTCGATCGGCTTCGGCGCGAGCCTGGTCCAGCAACAGCAACTGCTCACCCTGACCCCACCCGAACTCACCGGCCACGCCCTGGGGTTGCACTCCGCCGGGATGCTGACGCTTCAGGGGGTGAGCGCGGGGCTGGCGGGTTCGGTTGCTCAGCTGACCTCGCCGGGGGTGGCGATGACGGTGATGGCGGCGGGGTCGGTCGCGGTCACGGTGGCGCTGTGGGCAGGGCGGAGGGTCGAACCGGAAGGGGTCACTCGTCCGGTTCGTACGTGA
- a CDS encoding MerR family transcriptional regulator has translation MTEDDPVETDGLLTIGAFAARARLSAKALRLYDRMGLLPPAYVDEVNGYRYYRADQVERARLVALLRQLDMPLARIAEIVDVVELDGERAAERLAAYWAEAEERFASQRTLAAYLRGRLSGREPGMGGMDGTYGTFVVETVDTAPQVVLTQSRHTMVDELPAWIGASLGRLEEGAKACGGITGAPFVVYHSEVSMESDGPAESCVPVADLDAAKVWAAEQGPAWNTKVRVEPAGRLAYTRITKAQVAYPQIGAAFEAVERWIAERGLRITGPCREIYFTDWDTAGPEDPVCDVAFPVAS, from the coding sequence GTGACGGAGGATGACCCAGTGGAGACGGACGGCCTGCTCACCATCGGTGCCTTCGCCGCCCGCGCGCGGCTGTCGGCGAAGGCACTGCGGCTGTACGACCGGATGGGGCTGTTGCCGCCGGCGTACGTCGACGAGGTGAACGGCTACCGGTACTACCGCGCCGATCAGGTCGAACGTGCCCGCCTCGTGGCTCTGCTGCGCCAGCTCGACATGCCTCTCGCGCGGATCGCCGAGATCGTGGACGTCGTCGAGCTGGACGGCGAGCGGGCCGCCGAGCGGCTCGCCGCGTACTGGGCCGAGGCCGAGGAACGGTTCGCGTCCCAGCGGACCCTCGCCGCCTACCTCCGTGGACGACTCTCCGGAAGGGAGCCCGGGATGGGCGGCATGGATGGTACGTACGGAACTTTCGTGGTGGAAACGGTTGATACGGCACCGCAGGTGGTGCTGACCCAGTCGCGGCACACGATGGTCGACGAGTTGCCCGCGTGGATCGGGGCGTCGCTCGGGCGGCTGGAGGAGGGCGCGAAGGCCTGCGGCGGGATCACCGGGGCGCCGTTCGTGGTGTACCACTCCGAGGTGTCGATGGAGAGCGACGGCCCGGCCGAGTCATGTGTGCCGGTGGCCGACCTGGACGCCGCCAAGGTGTGGGCGGCCGAGCAGGGGCCTGCCTGGAACACGAAGGTGCGCGTGGAGCCCGCGGGACGGCTCGCGTACACCCGGATCACCAAGGCCCAGGTCGCGTATCCGCAGATCGGTGCGGCCTTCGAGGCGGTCGAGCGGTGGATCGCCGAGCGAGGCCTGAGGATCACCGGCCCCTGCCGCGAGATCTACTTCACCGACTGGGACACGGCCGGCCCCGAGGACCCGGTGTGCGACGTGGCGTTCCCGGTCGCATCCTGA
- a CDS encoding serine/threonine-protein kinase produces the protein MTTGVDGEDPEAVPAEGGVRLIGGRYELAERLGEGGMGTVWAGLDLLVDREVAVKEAYVTDRQPRVERVLREARAAARVNHPAVVTIHDVVMEDGHPWIVMERVHGESLATLLERETILPEREAARIALSVVEALAAAHDRGVLHRDVKPGNVLLGTDGRVVLTDFGIAYIEGEESLTRAGEFVGSLAYTAPERMGGRKPGPAADLWSLGVLLFQMVEGWSPFQRESVEGTVAAVLTTEAPTPRRAVGLGPVIGELLSKEPEDRPTAERVAAALRTAATAPEETTEPGKPDRPRLGRRRVWLAVVVATALLALVPLGIVALRDDNDTSADGGSSRRSARPTATSTPSPTPTPAPLPTAATGYELVRTGEFSVQVPTGSTRHDKNADGQYRYTHEDGYELIVVPGRDRAETSSDNPVDYMREYEPELQPFRDSAWATSTGIRLIETRSRTFAEGQFTWETADARAVYVRNMALLVDGRYHVVAVLGPEDQRETVSRIYEQVVITYEPDE, from the coding sequence ATGACGACGGGGGTGGACGGGGAAGACCCGGAAGCGGTGCCGGCCGAGGGCGGCGTCCGGCTGATCGGCGGGCGCTACGAACTCGCCGAACGACTCGGCGAAGGCGGCATGGGCACCGTATGGGCCGGCCTCGATCTCCTCGTCGACCGCGAGGTCGCCGTGAAGGAGGCCTACGTCACCGACCGGCAGCCCCGCGTCGAACGCGTCCTGCGCGAGGCCCGCGCCGCCGCCCGCGTGAACCACCCGGCGGTGGTGACCATCCACGACGTGGTGATGGAGGACGGCCATCCCTGGATCGTCATGGAGCGGGTGCACGGCGAGTCCCTCGCCACCCTCCTCGAACGGGAGACGATCCTCCCCGAGCGCGAGGCGGCCCGCATCGCGCTGTCCGTGGTCGAAGCCCTGGCCGCCGCGCACGACCGCGGCGTACTGCACCGAGACGTGAAGCCCGGGAACGTCCTCCTCGGCACCGACGGCCGCGTCGTCCTGACCGACTTCGGCATCGCGTACATCGAGGGCGAGGAATCCCTGACCCGGGCGGGCGAGTTCGTCGGTTCCCTCGCCTATACGGCCCCCGAGCGCATGGGCGGCCGCAAGCCCGGTCCGGCGGCGGACCTCTGGTCGCTCGGCGTGCTCCTCTTCCAGATGGTCGAGGGCTGGTCGCCGTTCCAGCGGGAGTCGGTGGAGGGAACGGTCGCGGCCGTGCTCACGACGGAGGCACCGACGCCGAGGCGAGCGGTCGGGTTGGGGCCCGTCATCGGGGAGTTGCTGTCCAAGGAGCCGGAAGACCGGCCGACGGCGGAACGGGTGGCCGCGGCGCTGCGTACGGCCGCGACCGCGCCCGAGGAAACGACTGAGCCGGGCAAGCCGGACAGGCCGCGCCTCGGGCGGCGGCGAGTGTGGCTCGCGGTCGTTGTCGCCACCGCCCTGCTGGCCCTCGTACCGCTGGGCATCGTCGCCCTGAGGGACGACAACGACACCTCGGCGGACGGCGGTTCGTCCCGGCGGTCCGCACGGCCGACCGCCACGTCGACGCCCAGCCCGACCCCGACCCCGGCCCCGCTTCCGACGGCCGCCACGGGCTACGAGCTGGTGCGGACGGGCGAGTTCAGCGTGCAGGTGCCGACCGGCTCGACACGGCACGACAAGAACGCCGACGGGCAGTACCGGTACACCCACGAGGACGGCTACGAGCTGATCGTCGTCCCCGGCAGGGACCGCGCGGAAACGTCCTCCGACAACCCGGTGGACTACATGAGGGAGTACGAGCCGGAGTTGCAGCCCTTCCGGGATTCGGCGTGGGCCACATCCACAGGGATTCGTCTGATCGAAACCCGGAGCCGCACCTTTGCCGAGGGCCAGTTCACCTGGGAGACCGCCGATGCGCGGGCGGTGTATGTGCGGAACATGGCTCTCCTGGTCGACGGCCGCTATCACGTCGTCGCCGTACTCGGCCCCGAAGACCAGCGGGAGACGGTGTCCCGCATCTACGAACAGGTCGTCATCACGTACGAACCGGACGAGTGA
- a CDS encoding tetratricopeptide repeat protein has protein sequence MRPPHQRRPTQALESLVDTSLVQEPRPGRYRLHDLVRVHARRVAAAEPREAAASRTAALGLFLEAARTAGDWGAAGFPTGPRPSGARFMDWRNAEAWLDAVGGELVDVVAYAAAHGEADHACWIAEALCDYFVRQGRYHESQTALEIALGHADAATDARMAPALRNCLGYTGVHQRRYEQSYAVFTEALELSRRLAEPGQEACALTGLATVDLSLGRSEESIAHAAAGLDLARSLGHHWAAAMSGLTQGLSHQFEGRNAEALACFTEALTHAEAGGRPGALGRVLSCAADIQLRLGRYGEAKDLLRRAVPLVEQVGDVFFCARSLTRLGTARTHEGAPNAAIALHHQALHQHRLLSPLTQPGYHWLEMDIRTRLGHAYLAAGRAREAQAQFQAVLDVYDARPARPR, from the coding sequence ATGAGACCGCCGCACCAGCGCCGGCCCACACAGGCCCTGGAGAGTCTGGTCGACACGAGTCTGGTGCAGGAGCCGCGGCCGGGTCGGTATCGGCTGCACGACCTGGTACGGGTGCACGCGCGGCGGGTCGCGGCCGCGGAGCCGAGGGAGGCCGCCGCCTCGCGTACGGCCGCGCTCGGCCTGTTCCTGGAAGCGGCCCGCACCGCCGGCGACTGGGGCGCCGCCGGTTTCCCCACCGGGCCCCGGCCGTCCGGCGCACGGTTCATGGACTGGCGGAACGCGGAGGCATGGCTGGATGCGGTCGGCGGTGAGCTCGTCGACGTCGTCGCGTACGCGGCGGCCCACGGCGAGGCCGACCATGCCTGCTGGATCGCCGAGGCCCTGTGCGACTACTTCGTACGACAGGGCCGCTACCACGAGAGCCAGACGGCTCTGGAGATCGCACTCGGGCACGCGGACGCCGCGACCGACGCCCGGATGGCGCCCGCTCTGCGCAACTGCCTGGGCTACACCGGCGTGCACCAGCGCCGGTACGAGCAGTCGTACGCCGTGTTCACCGAGGCGTTGGAGCTCAGCCGTCGCCTTGCCGAACCGGGTCAGGAGGCTTGTGCCCTCACCGGGCTGGCGACCGTCGATCTGAGTCTGGGCCGGAGCGAGGAGTCGATCGCGCACGCCGCCGCCGGGCTGGACCTGGCCCGGAGCCTGGGTCACCACTGGGCCGCCGCGATGTCCGGCCTCACCCAGGGCCTCTCCCACCAGTTCGAGGGGCGGAACGCGGAGGCATTGGCCTGCTTCACCGAGGCCCTCACCCACGCCGAGGCCGGCGGCAGACCGGGCGCGCTCGGCAGGGTCCTGAGCTGCGCGGCCGACATCCAGTTGCGTCTCGGCCGGTACGGCGAGGCCAAGGACCTGCTCCGCCGGGCGGTCCCCCTGGTCGAGCAGGTCGGCGACGTCTTCTTCTGTGCGCGAAGCCTGACCCGGCTGGGTACGGCGCGGACGCACGAGGGAGCCCCGAACGCGGCCATCGCCCTTCACCACCAGGCCCTCCATCAGCACCGGCTGCTGTCCCCGCTCACCCAGCCCGGCTACCACTGGCTGGAGATGGACATCCGCACCCGCCTGGGCCACGCCTACCTGGCGGCGGGCCGCGCACGCGAGGCGCAGGCCCAGTTCCAGGCCGTGCTCGACGTGTACGATGCCCGCCCCGCACGGCCGCGGTGA